One Pyrococcus furiosus DSM 3638 genomic window, TTGAATTTACTTCCCTCTAATAGGAAAACTCTTAAGATAAAAGAAAAGATTAACGCTGCGAAAGAAGAGCTGAAGAATGGAAAAATCGAAATAGCAACAAACTATACAAGTGAAGCTTACAGATTATTAGATGATGTATTAACTTCAGGCGAACCTCTAGAAATCGATCCCAAAACAAGAGCTATAATCCTGCTAGAAAAGTTTAATAGGACTATAATATATGCAACTCAAATTTTCATAGCATCTGGAAGCAATACAAGCTACGAAGCACTATATCTTCAGAAATTAATCGAAAGATGTGATAAATTGATAGAGTCAGAAAGATATTTAGAGGCCCTTTATGAGCTGGAAGGAAACATTGGATATGTAGAAATGTTTCAGAATGAGCTTGAGTCAATTTACGTTGATTACATTAAAAATAGATTCGAAACAGAAAGAAAAGAATACTTGATACAACTTATGCTTTCTCTGAATCGAATAAAATCACTGGTCAAGGAAGCCGAGAAAATAGAACTTGTAGAAATAGCATCTGCGGACTTAAATCTCGCTTTAAAAGATGTAAATTTGGGCAGGTATGAAACAGCTTACCTAAGAGTGAGAAGAGCTTCAAAAATTCTAGACTACCTGGTCAGAACTATGGAGGTGTGACAGTATGAAAAAAATGTTGCTCCTCTTAATGGTTCTATTTTTCCTTATATCTTCCCCTGTTAGCGCTTCATATATCACAAAGAACTTCACACTAATTGTATGGAAAGATAACAGTATTACAATTGATCAAACAATTATTCCTCAGGATTATGCAATTCACATTAAGGTTCCTACATTGTCAGATAAGGCCTCTAATATACTAGTTCTCTCTGAGAATGGTACAGTCCTCCCTTATATCTATTCAGAGGGTTATATCACACTTGACGTATCAACCCTAAGGTCTGTAAGAATAGTGTATACAATAGAGAACTTTTCTCATAAAAAGGGGGCTGTATGGTATTTAAATGTCTCACTTGAAGTGCCCGCCACGATAGTTTTTCCAAACGATACTGTTATAGTAAGTGTCTCTGATATACCAATTAAACTTGAGCACAACAAAGTGCTCATTGGACCTGGAAATATAACCATATATTACACCTATGAGTCAATTATAGC contains:
- a CDS encoding helix-turn-helix transcriptional regulator: MKKMLLLLMVLFFLISSPVSASYITKNFTLIVWKDNSITIDQTIIPQDYAIHIKVPTLSDKASNILVLSENGTVLPYIYSEGYITLDVSTLRSVRIVYTIENFSHKKGAVWYLNVSLEVPATIVFPNDTVIVSVSDIPIKLEHNKVLIGPGNITIYYTYESIIAPKNRGFTKYILMGVSLLLVFVFFTIRKDRKERKKKHFEDTLNKIAKEYNLNDEEVNALRFLLSMGGKASQSELRKALDLPKTTTWRMVKRLEQMGLIKVYKVGRENWIELSEDMQKLI